A segment of the Lolium perenne isolate Kyuss_39 chromosome 3, Kyuss_2.0, whole genome shotgun sequence genome:
GCGGCGAACGGATTTAGCCTCCATTGATCTCGGATTCGACCTGTAGTTTCGATAAGTTTAATCGTGTTGGGTTGTTCAAGTAGTTGGATCTTCCCATTGGGTCCGGCCGGTTACCTTAATCTGTACCGTGAACACAACAATGGGGACAACTGCAAAGGTACAATAGTAGATGTACAATCTCTCTGATTCTAAAAGTGAGCTTTAAGGCCCAAGCACAAGGAGAACCAATATGTGGGTGTGTCGATGTCGGTCCCTCAGGGACCTAGGGGAACTTTTTGAACTGCATACTTCAGTTTAGTTGGTTCGAGCTGCTGGCTTCCTTCCGTGTCAGATTAGAGCTGTAAGCTGCTGCCTCAAATTGAATATTTCTACGACACGAGTTTGCAGGCTGCTACCTTCAGTTGACTACTTTGGTGAGCTCAAGTAGCTGTTTCGATCTGCGTgccttcctgtttattttgtgtcctagaAAGTACACCTTACTTGTTCTCCTTCCTTGGAATTAACATCGGATAGAAGCAATGTTAGCTGAACTGAGTTTTCTTCCATGATCCATAATTCCATACTGATACTCCCAGTTTATTCATGTTTACTAAATAAAGTTTCAGCTATTAATTATTCTATAACACATTTAATCTATAATTTTCACCTTTCAGTCTTGTAAAGAACACACCATATGCTATGCGAACTACTTTCTTTTTGTCTACCAGAATGAAGTTGATGTCCTTTAGCTTTTATTTGAATCTAGTATATCTTTTGCAAGTGATTATTTATTTGATTCTAATATTTCAGCTGGTAAGATCGTAATGCACCATTTTCTGTCTCAGGTTCCTTTAAATATGGCTCTAAAGCACATCCTTGGGAGAAACAGATATTTTCTGCGAATCCCCTAGAACTATCCACTCTTTTGAGAAATATAGGGGATTTCCCCCTTGTTTCATTGAAACCCTAGAACTATCAATCTCAACAGAGTCTGCCCTCCCAAAACATTTGATCTGCACATATCAGATTTGAAAATAATTCCATCACATCTCCATATGTATATTCTAAAATAAGATTAGTTCTACTCTAAAACTGTCACTCCAGTTAAATCCAGTGTGGCATTTCTTCATGATTTCACCAAGTTGCCCAATTCATTTTCGCCTAGATCTAAAACTGTCAACTTTCACAAAAGAACTCCTTTCCATACCCTATGCATTTCTCTTTCCACAGTTCATGATTTTGAACTTCCTTAATCAAATCTCCACAAGAAACAAATGGTCACCATCTTGAATTGCTGTTATATCATCAATTTCAGCAAAATCTCGATTGAGCAGTTTCGTAGGAGAATAACTGGCAAACTTCTGACCTACAGAAAAATTGCAGGATCAGTACATTGGCACTAAATCAAGGATTGCACCGCGTGATATAGACCGTACACTAGTAGGGCCTGTTTGGTTCCCagccacactttgccaagcctaactttggcaagtgtggctgccacaaaagtgtggctaggattttgggagccacaaagtgtggcaaaagttggcaaaaaattcactctatgacaagtgggccatatgAATAGTGAAGTGTGGCAGCTCTAAAGTGTGGCAATAACCAAACACATGTCAAATTGCCAAACTTTggcttggcaaagtgtggctGTGAACCAAACATGCCCGCCATACTGATACCTGGGATTAGACATGTGGGGCCTTCACGTAATTAAGCTAGTATACAACTTCTGTTGATATTGAATGGAACAAGAAATGAACTGAAAAGCTCGAAAATTAAGCCAGGGCACAGCTCAATTCAGGAAATATTCCAATATAATGCCAACTATTGAGCGACGGATACCAGATGGTTGTGGTTTTAGCTATTCGGGGTTTACACACACCATGTATGCCATTGGTTATCGACCTGGTATTGGAATCAAACTCTTATGGTAGCTAGGCCTGGCCCTGGGCTTTAGAGATATGGGAAACACCTAGCGTACTGTTAAAAAAAACTTGTTGTAGGACTAGATCAACAAAGGTAAGCTTTAGTCGTACAGTTATAAGTAAAGCTTGGACAAGTTAACCTTAAAATATTTATTTAGCATGCAAGCATATTTAGGCCGTATGCATCCATCGATGCAAAGGCTGGGGCATAGCCCCCATTTCAAAAAACACTGATCTTAGACAGGTTATCAGATGGCAGGGGTGTTACCAACCGATAATGTGTAAGAAAGTTATGTTCTAGTTGTGATCTCGCATTATATTATTTCCTTCAGTTCTCATATCAAATCAAAGTCAGAATACTATAGTGAAGTCTATGAGAAACCTAAGCATCCTCATCTGTACTGACAAGCTGAATCCCTGTCTACCTAGCTGATAAGCTATAATTCAGAAGAAGCAAATCCCTCTTGTACCAGAGTTCAATTGTTAACATCTGAATTATATACTGTAATATACTTACGAGCTATGTTGAATAGTTGATCCAGAGATCCTGGCAGATTTATGACTTTTGCACAGGGCACCGCCGAACTTTTGTTTTGCTGTGGGTGCATATGAATTGTCACTCTTTTTCTTTCTGAAACCACGGAACCATCTTCTGTGCATGAATGAGTGATCTCCTGGAGTTCTCTAGCAACTGGATATGTCTTTCTGAACCTATCATGAATTCCTTGATATTCTGTCATGAAGTTGTCGGTCAATATATGTTGATGTGCATCTACCTTTCTTATGTCTACAATCTGACTTGTAGAAACACGATTTTCCATACCCGCACCTTTATCAGGTAAATCATTGTTTCTATTGAAGAAACCCTGTTCAATAGTCTTGTACATTGCTCCATGTCTGTCTGATTCATTGAGTTCTTTACAACATTCATCACTGCAACATGATGTTAatgtttctctttcttttgattcatcctttACGTTGACTTGATTGGATATAGAACATCGGTTGTGCTCTCCAAAATTTTGATCCCCTTGACATATCTCCATCATCTTAGTAGTGAACCTTTGATCTGAGTTCATTTTCTGCCGAATGTACAACTTTTTTTAGTTTCCGTTCTGTATAAACAACTAATTATCAAAACATGATGCCATAATGATAAAAATTGTGAACTCACCTGGTCAAGATTGTTCATTATAATTTCTTTGTCGTGTTTGTTTTCCTGCAAAATGTTTTTGAACTCTGTTGTGTGCAGCCTCAGTAGTTGTGAAACTCTGGATGTGCGGAAAGTAAATGGCTGGGGAGTGTTGCAAAGAGCTCCTATTTCACCAAATATGTCACCACCTGATAGTAATTTCTCAACCTGGATTTTTTAATGATACACATCAGATGGTGATTCACTATTCTCCTTAAAATATTATGATCATTTTTCACTCATACCTTTTCTCCTCCGTTAGTCATTACCCGCACTTCCTgccaaataaaaaaggaaaattttcaatagtatgcATAGTTGGAAGAAACTCTGGAATCGTGACAATCGTCAAATTTATAGCTGGGCTAACCACTGCTCCAGAAACTAATATGTAAGCATCTGTAGGTGTTTCGTTCTGGAGTATGACAGTTTCTTTTGGTGGGTAGTACTCTGCTTCCAGCGTGGTAACCTACATCCAGACGATAATGGGTTAACTTCCAACtgttgatgatattcattgcacaCTATTTTGCAGTTGCTCTAGAATGAGTATATAATTTCATGTTCATACCAATTGGAGCCTGCAAGTAAAGGAAACGCCATCGAAAAGATATACTTTTTCTAGGACAGGGAGGAATAAGTGGCACGCTATGCTTGAACGGACTGCCTTGGGGAGACTATCCAATGTTTCCTTCTGTTTCAGCCCCTCTGTGTTATACCTTAAGCAGATATGAGCTAGCATTTCATCCCTAATTTGATCAGGTAACTGATTCCGTGCAGCAAACTGGGAGGCAGCATGGATGATATCTCTCTGCAGAGTTGAAGACAGGAAGGTTAGGAGGTATAAAACCCTATACGATACTCTTGGAACAAAAAATTCTTGCTTCTATCCATGTCAACGTACACATACAGGTGTATTTAGATACATAATATAATTGGCTAGAGTTTTCATGTGCATCTGAACATGCATGTCTTTGGGCCATTGGACATCCAAATCCAGGACATGCTAGTGACAGATGTATAAGCAAGGTATCATTAGAACCTATTATCACCTGCAATTTTTTAAGTGCATATGTGCTATGGTTCAGTCAAGTTCTCATTTAACTCCCCTTTAGGCAGATGATCCCACATAAACAAATAAGCTCTTACTTCCATTTTCTATTCCAGTCCTTTTGTAGAGCCAAGCAGGAATATTAATAATGCCGACAAAAAGAAATCATGAAGGTATTTGGAAGAGAACGTACAAAGTTCCTGGTCCGGCAACTTCCCTGGACAACCAGGTTTGTCATGTTACCTATGAGGTATGCTGTCAATCCGAGGTTAAATAGCATGAAACATATGCAAAATGACATTTCTCTTGGATTCTCTGCATGGAGATCGCCATAACCAGTTGTTGTGAGTGTTGTAATGGACCAGTAAATTGCTGTCACATATCGAACCCATAGACTCTCTGATCTGTAGTTTGGTATTGCTGCTCCTATCCAGGTTTTTGATGGATCAGGGTATCTATCAGCTATTAAGTAAATGAAACATCCTGAACAATGTACTGCAAAAAGAGTAACCTGCAATTTTCACTTAAACATACATAAGTATGTTTCATTCATCAGGGCATTAATACACAGGAGAGCATGCAAACTTACAGAAATGAGTTTGGTGCATCTTATCCAGTAGTAGTTCAGCCGGATATCCTTTTCAAGCCTAGATGGGGCGATTAAACTTATATAATTTCCATCTCTCTTATTTTCAAGTTTCAAGTATACAAAGATATGTACCTGGCAAATAATGCACTGAGGCGCCGAAGACGCCATAATCGAAGCATGTTGAGTATCTTATAAGCAAGGCCATTTCCATGCTTGTTAAGGAGTAGACCAAACGGTTGATATGGAATCGTTGAACATACGTCAAAAATGAACCAGGAAGAGAGATATCTGCATACAAGCTATAGTCAGTGCTGTTCAAATTGTTAACTTTGCACCTGAGCTTTACCATTCAGAGTGTAACAGTTGAGAATAGTCGAAGAGCAAGTGCCAACCTGGCTGCAATCCTTTTTGGATTATCCACTAGAAGATAAGACTTGCGATCGAGATATGCTAGAAAAAAGGTAAGAACAATATCAATTGCAAAGAAGCCATTGACAATGTTTTCGACGAGGAAAAGTTTCCACGAGAGATGTCTCAGAAATGCTAGTTCAAATGGGTAGATCCATGCTGAATAAAcaacaagcacaagcaagaatgtTTCCCAGGTCCTGCAGGCCCAGAAGATTGGAAATTATGCTAAGTATTTGTATACACATACATATATGATGCAATAGAAAAGCAAAGAATGCGATTTACCTGTAACGCGCATCATAAGGAGAAATGATGAATTTTCTCAACTTGATAGATCGGTTTGCTCTTGCTCCCAGAGATGGGAGTAGGTCATTTTGAAAGATGTTGCTAACGTTATCCATTGGAGTTCCTACTTAGAAGCAGGATGTACCTAACTGAAGATCCTAGTTCCTACAGGCTGTTTGGATTAAGAGGATTATAGGTCGTACTATTCTGTGTTGAAGTATGGGCTGTGAGCCTTTGAAAGCAGAATAAATAAGAGTTTGGTACTTTGGTTTGGCTCCAACAAAGAAGAGGAAGGATCAAAAGTGAGATACTTGATGCGGACTTCAAAAGATAATGATGTTTTATCTGTTTCTTTTTTATTCCTAAAtgaaagttgacaaacaagtggTCTGGGACTACTGTTTGTTGTTTTGGTTGGTTAGCTATGAATGGGTTGTAAATGTTTTGATCTACCCACTACAATTGTGGTCAGGGTTTAGGAGACTTGATTGACAGATTTTTGCAAAGTTGGATGTAATTAATTAAAAGCATGAAAACTTGAAGTTTAGAAGATGAAatatcattttattttattttattcacTCATTTATGTTGTTTCAGTCTTCTACATATAAACTGTGGAGATAAATATCATGCTTTGCTGTCTACAACTCCAAATAATAAAGGCATGCTATATGAGGTAGTACTCTTGCCATGAAGTTAATTGGAAACCTTTTACTGGCATCTGACGGTGCCTACTGAATATAAGATTCTACTTGGAGATAAGAGATCAAACATGCTAGCTAGGCATGGCTGAATAATTATTATGACTGTCCTCGAATGGTTCTGGGTTAACTGAAAAACTGAACTCTTGTCCCCTTTGCTAAGAATAATTTACACCATGTATATGATAAACTAGTAGACTTGTTCATGAGATAGCAGAGATTCAATTACAGTGCATCTCTTTTGCTTGCGAGCTTAGGTAACCAATTGCTTTCATCTCGTGTTTTGTGAGGCTGCGAAAGTAGCAAGATGACTTGAGCTTAAATGCTGCTGTGAGTCTTGGTATCATTTTCCATGCTCAACATTTTGGCAGTTATGTTGTACTTTCTTCTGGTCACTATATAGGAATGCTCGGGACCATTTTTGTGAATAGTAAAGGCCCGTCACCACTATCATGATTTTCTATTTCTTAAGCAATCTAATCATGTACACACATAAAATGTTTCATCTATTTGACCGCAGATGGAGAACCTCGTGTTATTTGGCTCATTCATATTTCATATATCCACAGATCCACTCTTCTTAAAATTGTTATTTTTGGTTAAATAACCCTTGTACATGGTATGCCTTATCTCCATGATTGTAGAATTTCCACATGCCTTTTTTCCATAGCATGGCTAGTACTAGATAACTTTGTTACGTGAAAAAAGGAGGTATCATTTTAACGTCTTGATAATTTCCTTTGCAGGGTTGCGGAGAGTGAAGTTTTCCATCAGGAGTATGCCAAACACTCTGGGTATATGGAAATGGATGTGACATCTGCTGGGGGATAATGGCTTGCTTTCTGGAGCCTGTGAGCAAATGTGTTGAGCTCAAGCCTAACAATCCATTGACTTCAATCACGGGTTTCCTGGGAGCTATGCCCAATATACTTGGTAGAACTGAATGGAAACCTTGGCTGACATCTGTGCCCAATACTTTTTCAACTTCATCACGTGTAGCTATTTGATGATCACCTTTCGTTCGTATGTCACCCTCAGATTTGCTAACTTGTGAACCTGGGTTCTGGAGGCCAGCATCTGGAAATAATTGACTTGTGCTCACTTTCTCACACGGAAATGCCTATTCATGGAGAAGGGAGATGATTCTGGGCTCTCCCACTGGGCACATTTGTGCAGAATCGTGGCTTGCGCCGTATGTGTGTCAAATTTGGAAACCACGAGGACCCATTGGATGGAGTTTCAGCATGTAGATGTTGGGTGCTATTATGGTTTTAATTGGAAACAGAAACCAGTTTCCAAGACTGCTGCGTTTATCTCTTCATTCTCTTGAAGAAAAAAGGCTGAATTGGGCAAAGGCAGGTCCTTTTTCCCGAAAAAAAGAGACGGGCAGTTTTGGCTGAGATTTTGTTTCCATTGACAGTTTGGTCGAGTTAATCCTGATATGTTTACTGTGCCGCTCATTGTCTTCTTTCACACTCAAAACACACGAGTGGGGACTGGTTGGTTAAACCATCGAATATTTTGTAGTACCCCACAAATTCAATTGCGATGACGACCATGCGTATTGTGCTCACcatgcctttttttttttttttttgaactagcCATGTCATATTTCAAGGAAACAGTCATATGACCATATCATTTCTGTATCGTTTGGATTAAGCCTATGGATCCTATTGGTGGCGTTGGGGTTTTTTTAGGGAAATATGGGGTAGCGTTGGGCGTTTATTTAAGAACAGATAATTAACATAGATGGGCTTAAAGCCCAATCGTTTTGGCCCGTTAACTGCCACTCTTCTCTGGGTGAATGTTAAAGAACAAAATATTAAGATGGGCATGCTCAAAAAAAATTAAGATGGGCCTCAAGACTAACCTTTTTGGCCCATTTCTGGACAGTCAAGAGGAAAGTTTCCTACTGGACATGTGATTTGGGCATTTACTAGTACTCCGTACTGATGTTTACCTCCACACTGAAGCAATAATACACCAGTGATATGGCATTAGTCCATGAACCTTTGACGATTGAGACCATTGCGCATGCCAACCGTCGTCACTAGCACATTGTCACACGTGAAGAGAGGAATCCAAATAAGGGGATagtggggggggaggggggggggggggggctagaaCAGTGTCGCAACTGATCAAGCTCCAGAGAAGTGAGCCTAGTTCAATTGATTaaggaagtggatg
Coding sequences within it:
- the LOC127321290 gene encoding potassium channel KAT2 isoform X3 codes for the protein MDNVSNIFQNDLLPSLGARANRSIKLRKFIISPYDARYRTWETFLLVLVVYSAWIYPFELAFLRHLSWKLFLVENIVNGFFAIDIVLTFFLAYLDRKSYLLVDNPKRIAARYLSSWFIFDVCSTIPYQPFGLLLNKHGNGLAYKILNMLRLWRLRRLSALFARLEKDIRLNYYWIRCTKLISVTLFAVHCSGCFIYLIADRYPDPSKTWIGAAIPNYRSESLWVRYVTAIYWSITTLTTTGYGDLHAENPREMSFCICFMLFNLGLTAYLIGNMTNLVVQGSCRTRNFRDIIHAASQFAARNQLPDQIRDEMLAHICLRYNTEGLKQKETLDSLPKAVRSSIACHLFLPVLEKVYLFDGVSFTCRLQLVTTLEAEYYPPKETVILQNETPTDAYILVSGAVEVRVMTNGGEKVEKLLSGGDIFGEIGALCNTPQPFTFRTSRVSQLLRLHTTEFKNILQENKHDKEIIMNNLDQKMNSDQRFTTKMMEICQGDQNFGEHNRCSISNQVNVKDESKERETLTSCCSDECCKELNESDRHGAMYKTIEQGFFNRNNDLPDKEYQGIHDRFRKTYPVARELQEITHSCTEDGSVVSERKRVTIHMHPQQNKSSAVPCAKVINLPGSLDQLFNIARQKFASYSPTKLLNRDFAEIDDITAIQDGDHLFLVEI
- the LOC127321290 gene encoding potassium channel KAT2 isoform X1; its protein translation is MDNVSNIFQNDLLPSLGARANRSIKLRKFIISPYDARYRTWETFLLVLVVYSAWIYPFELAFLRHLSWKLFLVENIVNGFFAIDIVLTFFLAYLDRKSYLLVDNPKRIAARYLSSWFIFDVCSTIPYQPFGLLLNKHGNGLAYKILNMLRLWRLRRLSALFARLEKDIRLNYYWIRCTKLISVTLFAVHCSGCFIYLIADRYPDPSKTWIGAAIPNYRSESLWVRYVTAIYWSITTLTTTGYGDLHAENPREMSFCICFMLFNLGLTAYLIGNMTNLVVQGSCRTRNFRDIIHAASQFAARNQLPDQIRDEMLAHICLRYNTEGLKQKETLDSLPKAVRSSIACHLFLPVLEKVYLFDGVSFTCRLQLVTTLEAEYYPPKETVILQNETPTDAYILVSGAVEVRVMTNGGEKVEKLLSGGDIFGEIGALCNTPQPFTFRTSRVSQLLRLHTTEFKNILQENKHDKEIIMNNLDQKMNSDQRFTTKMMEICQGDQNFGEHNRCSISNQVNVKDESKERETLTSCCSDECCKELNESDRHGAMYKTIEQGFFNRNNDLPDKGAGMENRVSTSQIVDIRKVDAHQHILTDNFMTEYQGIHDRFRKTYPVARELQEITHSCTEDGSVVSERKRVTIHMHPQQNKSSAVPCAKVINLPGSLDQLFNIARQKFASYSPTKLLNRDFAEIDDITAIQDGDHLFLVEI
- the LOC127321290 gene encoding potassium channel KAT2 isoform X2, yielding MDNVSNIFQNDLLPSLGARANRSIKLRKFIISPYDARYRTWETFLLVLVVYSAWIYPFELAFLRHLSWKLFLVENIVNGFFAIDIVLTFFLAYLDRKSYLLVDNPKRIAARYLSSWFIFDVCSTIPYQPFGLLLNKHGNGLAYKILNMLRLWRLRRLSALFARLEKDIRLNYYWIRCTKLISVTLFAVHCSGCFIYLIADRYPDPSKTWIGAAIPNYRSESLWVRYVTAIYWSITTLTTTGYGDLHAENPREMSFCICFMLFNLGLTAYLIGNMTNLVVQGSCRTRNFRDIIHAASQFAARNQLPDQIRDEMLAHICLRYNTEGLKQKETLDSLPKAVRSSIACHLFLPVLEKVYLFDGVSFTCRLQLVTTLEAEYYPPKETVILQNETPTDAYILVSGAVEVRVMTNGGEKVEKLLSGGDIFGEIGALCNTPQPFTFRTSRVSQLLRLHTTEFKNILQENKHDKEIIMNNLDQKMNSDQRFTTKMMEICQGDQNFGEHNRCSISNQVNVKDESKERETLTSCCSDECCKELNESDRHGAMYKTIEQGFFNRNNDLPDKGAGMENRVSTSQIVDIRKVDAHQHILTDNFMTEYQGIHDRFRKTYPVARELQEITHSCTEDGSVVSERKRVTIHMHPQQNKSSAVPCAKVINLPGSLDQLFNIAQVCQLFSYETAQSRFC